In Paenibacillus sp. FSL M7-0420, a single genomic region encodes these proteins:
- a CDS encoding GerAB/ArcD/ProY family transporter: MGKVKIGLVEFFSLTVLFELGTALVVNLGMGAGRDAWLSILIGCAAGLIMFTGYAYLYRKHPDQPFTAYTRQILGKYIGAPVGLLYIILYINLAARDLRDGSTMLAMSTMHHTPLFILSALMLLSGAYVLHKGVEVLGRTSMVFAFAVLGIGLFGTVMLILSGTINLHRLFPVLENGFQPVLSSVIHQNYMFPFGEMVCFTMLMPYLSSVKKGPWIIAAAMVFSALLLSFTMALNVSVLGADIVERSPLPLMPTISKISVSDIIQRVDIFVVMVLIIGVFFKMAVFFAAALIGISDLFKLPYRRMLYPCGLIILFTSMLDARSFIEHLDEGGTLLYRVYPYLMIVIPVLLVVVTAVRDHFSAPRPG; the protein is encoded by the coding sequence ATGGGTAAGGTCAAAATCGGACTCGTCGAATTCTTCAGCCTGACGGTGCTGTTCGAGCTGGGCACGGCGCTGGTGGTTAATCTGGGAATGGGGGCAGGCCGGGATGCCTGGCTCTCGATCCTGATCGGCTGCGCGGCGGGGCTGATCATGTTCACGGGATACGCCTATCTGTACCGTAAGCACCCGGACCAGCCTTTTACAGCCTATACACGGCAAATTCTCGGAAAATATATCGGGGCACCGGTAGGCCTGCTCTATATTATTCTCTACATAAACCTGGCCGCCCGGGATCTTCGCGATGGCAGCACCATGCTCGCAATGTCGACTATGCATCATACTCCGCTGTTCATCTTAAGCGCCCTGATGCTGCTCTCGGGAGCTTATGTGCTGCATAAGGGAGTGGAGGTGCTGGGCAGAACATCCATGGTATTTGCGTTTGCCGTTCTGGGGATCGGCCTGTTCGGGACAGTGATGCTGATACTCTCCGGTACAATCAATCTGCACAGACTGTTCCCTGTACTGGAGAATGGCTTCCAGCCCGTGCTTAGCTCGGTGATTCATCAGAATTATATGTTTCCGTTCGGGGAGATGGTGTGCTTCACTATGCTGATGCCGTATTTGTCCAGTGTCAAAAAAGGACCGTGGATCATCGCCGCCGCCATGGTGTTCTCCGCGCTGCTGCTCAGCTTCACGATGGCGCTGAATGTTTCGGTTCTGGGTGCTGACATTGTTGAGCGTTCACCGCTCCCGCTGATGCCGACAATCAGCAAGATCTCCGTTTCGGATATCATCCAGCGGGTGGATATTTTCGTGGTTATGGTGCTGATCATCGGGGTGTTTTTTAAAATGGCCGTCTTCTTTGCTGCCGCGCTGATCGGAATCTCGGACCTGTTCAAGCTGCCGTACCGGAGAATGCTCTATCCCTGCGGACTGATCATCCTCTTCACCTCCATGCTGGATGCACGCAGCTTCATTGAACATCTCGATGAGGGCGGGACCCTGCTGTACAGGGTATATCCTTATTTAATGATAGTCATTCCGGTGCTGCTGGTCGTCGTGACGGCGGTTCGTGATCATTTCTCCGCTCCCCGGCCGGGCTGA
- the coaBC gene encoding bifunctional phosphopantothenoylcysteine decarboxylase/phosphopantothenate--cysteine ligase CoaBC translates to MKSLQGKSIILGITGGIAAYKAAALTSKLTQKGAEVHVIMTSSAKQFITELTLQSLSKQRVYSDTFQERDPSSISHIDLADAADLVLIAPATANIIAKMAHGLADDMLSTTLLATTAPIMVAPAMNVHMYQHPAVLSNMDILYNRGVQFIEPGEGLLACGYVGKGRLEEPEEIVKVVENFFVLQKEKTSGPLAGKKVVITAGGTVERIDPVRYISNDSSGKMGFALARAARAMGAAVTLIAARTDEAPPRDAGIDLIRVQSAQEMHDAVMARWSHCDILVKAAAVADYRPRESSDSKIKKSGSTMTLELVKTTDILESLGRIKDKQFLIGFAAETGNAEVYAKDKLVRKNLDLIVANDVAMEGAGFGTDTNIVKVYDAEGLVLDLPLASKDEVARRILRLAAERVAGALL, encoded by the coding sequence TTGAAGAGCTTACAAGGGAAGTCGATTATACTCGGAATTACCGGCGGGATTGCTGCGTATAAGGCCGCGGCGCTGACCAGCAAGCTTACCCAGAAGGGCGCCGAGGTGCATGTCATTATGACGTCATCGGCCAAGCAGTTCATTACGGAGCTGACGCTCCAGTCATTGTCGAAGCAGCGGGTGTACAGTGATACGTTCCAGGAACGCGATCCGTCCTCGATTTCACATATTGATCTGGCGGATGCCGCCGACCTGGTCCTGATTGCGCCGGCTACGGCCAACATTATTGCCAAGATGGCCCACGGGCTGGCAGACGACATGCTGTCCACCACGCTGCTTGCCACAACAGCGCCTATTATGGTAGCTCCGGCGATGAATGTTCATATGTATCAGCATCCGGCGGTCCTCAGCAATATGGATATCCTTTATAACAGAGGCGTTCAGTTTATTGAGCCCGGTGAAGGGCTGCTGGCCTGCGGGTATGTGGGCAAGGGACGGCTGGAGGAGCCGGAAGAGATTGTGAAGGTGGTTGAGAACTTTTTTGTACTGCAGAAGGAGAAGACCTCCGGACCGCTTGCGGGTAAAAAAGTGGTGATTACCGCAGGAGGCACGGTAGAACGTATTGATCCTGTCCGTTATATCTCCAATGATTCCTCGGGTAAAATGGGCTTCGCCCTCGCGCGCGCCGCGCGTGCCATGGGTGCTGCGGTGACGCTGATTGCCGCGCGTACCGATGAGGCGCCCCCCCGTGATGCCGGTATCGATCTGATCCGTGTCCAGTCAGCACAGGAGATGCACGATGCAGTCATGGCCCGCTGGAGTCATTGCGATATTCTTGTGAAAGCAGCGGCGGTTGCGGATTACCGTCCACGCGAGAGCAGTGACTCGAAGATTAAGAAGAGCGGCAGCACCATGACGCTTGAGCTGGTGAAGACGACTGATATTCTGGAGAGCCTGGGCAGAATCAAGGACAAGCAGTTCCTGATCGGCTTTGCCGCCGAGACCGGAAATGCCGAGGTCTATGCCAAGGACAAGCTGGTCCGAAAGAACCTCGATCTGATTGTAGCCAATGATGTGGCCATGGAGGGTGCGGGATTCGGCACGGATACCAATATTGTCAAAGTGTATGATGCCGAAGGCCTGGTGCTGGATCTTCCGCTGGCTTCCAAGGATGAGGTGGCGCGCCGGATTCTGCGGCTGGCGGCTGAGCGTGTTGCCGGAGCCTTATTATAA
- a CDS encoding bifunctional homocysteine S-methyltransferase/methylenetetrahydrofolate reductase, producing MKPDLRSAWENNVLVGDGAMGTFLYQKGFPVGISYEELNLTSPEVIEDVHRSYINAGAVLLESNTYSANYDKLSKFGLEAKVADINRAGVRIARRAAGENGYVVGAIGSIRAGKRANLSSAELKKFFSQQIAALLEEAPDGIMLETFYDVEELHLALKAVRKLSTLPVICQLAVDDSARTLDGLTLPEAFHILQQDGADVIGFNCNTGPNGIKRALGTLQGKLALPVSIYPNAGVADYVDGQYRYGASPEYFGQMAPVFADMGSRIIGGCCGTTPKHIAEISAALKGYVVEPLPEPAVFSAPESIAVQEHLADDGGQGGGEPTLVDLVKERHTVIVELDPPRDLDIAKFMKGAEALRRAGADALTLADNSLAVTRMSNMALGHLVQARTGLRPLVHIACRDRNLIGTQSHLMGFDALGIDHVLAVTGDPARFGDLPGSSSIYDLTSFEIIRMIKQLNDGVAFSGKPLKQNAKFVIGAAFNPNVKHLDKAVERLEKKIASGADYIMTQPVYDPELIARIAKATEHLDIPIFIGIMPLASGRNAEYLHNEVPGIQLSAEVRSRMAGLEGEAGRAEGVLIAKELLDAAIAHFNGIYLITPFMFYDMSVQLLEYIWEKQGRKLSPLFR from the coding sequence GTGAAGCCGGATTTGCGCTCTGCATGGGAGAATAATGTGTTGGTCGGAGACGGAGCGATGGGAACTTTTTTGTATCAAAAGGGTTTCCCTGTCGGCATCTCCTACGAGGAATTGAATCTGACCTCACCGGAGGTCATTGAGGATGTGCACCGGAGCTATATCAATGCAGGTGCTGTACTGCTGGAGAGTAATACCTACTCCGCGAACTACGACAAGCTGTCGAAGTTCGGACTGGAGGCCAAGGTGGCGGACATCAACCGTGCGGGGGTCCGCATTGCCCGCCGGGCTGCCGGCGAGAACGGTTATGTAGTCGGAGCCATCGGCTCGATCCGCGCCGGCAAACGGGCCAATCTGTCCTCCGCTGAGCTGAAGAAATTCTTCTCGCAGCAGATTGCTGCGCTCCTGGAGGAAGCGCCGGACGGGATCATGCTGGAGACCTTCTATGATGTCGAGGAGCTTCATCTGGCGCTGAAGGCTGTGCGTAAGCTCAGTACGCTGCCGGTGATCTGCCAGCTGGCTGTGGACGATTCGGCACGGACACTGGACGGATTAACCCTGCCGGAAGCGTTCCATATTCTGCAGCAGGACGGAGCGGATGTGATCGGCTTCAACTGTAACACCGGACCGAACGGGATCAAGCGTGCGCTGGGTACGCTGCAGGGCAAGCTGGCGCTGCCGGTGTCGATCTATCCTAATGCTGGCGTAGCCGATTATGTAGACGGCCAGTACCGCTACGGGGCATCGCCGGAGTATTTCGGCCAGATGGCACCGGTGTTCGCGGATATGGGCAGCCGGATTATCGGGGGCTGCTGCGGCACCACTCCTAAGCATATCGCTGAAATCTCCGCTGCTTTGAAGGGCTATGTTGTGGAGCCGCTGCCTGAGCCTGCTGTCTTCAGTGCGCCTGAGAGCATTGCGGTGCAGGAGCATCTGGCGGATGACGGGGGACAGGGAGGCGGGGAACCGACGCTTGTCGATCTGGTCAAGGAACGCCATACCGTTATCGTAGAGCTTGACCCTCCGCGCGATCTGGACATCGCGAAGTTCATGAAGGGGGCAGAGGCGCTGCGCCGGGCCGGAGCCGATGCGTTGACGCTGGCCGATAATTCGCTTGCTGTCACCCGGATGAGTAATATGGCGCTGGGGCATCTGGTACAGGCCCGCACAGGCCTGCGGCCGCTGGTGCATATTGCCTGCCGTGACCGCAATCTGATTGGCACCCAGTCGCATCTGATGGGCTTTGACGCGCTGGGAATTGACCATGTGCTGGCCGTGACCGGAGATCCTGCCCGGTTCGGGGATCTGCCCGGCTCAAGCTCGATCTATGACCTGACTTCATTTGAAATTATACGTATGATCAAGCAGCTCAATGACGGCGTGGCCTTCTCCGGCAAGCCGCTCAAGCAGAACGCGAAGTTCGTCATCGGCGCAGCGTTCAATCCCAATGTCAAGCATCTGGACAAAGCGGTCGAGCGCCTGGAGAAGAAGATTGCCTCGGGTGCGGATTATATTATGACCCAGCCCGTGTATGATCCTGAATTGATTGCCCGGATTGCCAAGGCTACCGAGCACCTGGATATTCCGATCTTCATCGGCATTATGCCGCTGGCCAGCGGACGCAATGCAGAGTATCTGCATAATGAGGTTCCCGGCATTCAGCTTTCCGCCGAGGTCCGCAGCCGGATGGCCGGACTCGAAGGCGAGGCGGGCCGGGCCGAAGGGGTGCTGATCGCCAAGGAGCTGCTGGATGCGGCGATTGCACATTTTAACGGAATCTATCTGATTACACCGTTTATGTTCTATGATATGAGCGTGCAGCTGCTGGAGTATATTTGGGAGAAGCAAGGACGTAAGTTATCCCCCTTGTTTCGCTAG
- the rpoZ gene encoding DNA-directed RNA polymerase subunit omega gives MLYPSIDELVTKVDSKYSLVVASARRARALREGGKTDIIAPKSHKFVGVALEEIYEDRIIVTRGEE, from the coding sequence ATGCTATATCCATCCATTGACGAACTGGTGACTAAGGTCGACAGCAAGTATTCCCTGGTAGTCGCTTCAGCCCGCCGGGCCAGAGCACTCCGTGAAGGCGGAAAGACCGATATCATCGCTCCGAAATCCCACAAATTCGTTGGGGTTGCACTTGAAGAAATCTATGAAGACCGCATTATAGTAACGCGCGGCGAGGAATAG
- the remA gene encoding extracellular matrix/biofilm regulator RemA, with amino-acid sequence MAIKLINIGFGNIVSANRIISIVSPESAPIKRIIQEARDRHMLIDATYGRRTRAVIITDSDHVILSAVQPETVAHRLSSKDDDNDE; translated from the coding sequence ATGGCAATCAAATTAATCAACATCGGCTTTGGGAATATCGTGTCAGCGAACCGTATTATTTCCATTGTCAGCCCGGAATCGGCACCGATTAAGAGAATTATCCAGGAGGCCAGAGACAGGCATATGCTGATCGATGCCACCTACGGGAGGCGGACGCGGGCTGTCATTATTACCGACAGCGACCATGTGATTCTCTCGGCTGTACAGCCTGAGACGGTAGCTCACCGCCTATCCAGCAAAGACGACGATAACGACGAATAA
- the gmk gene encoding guanylate kinase has protein sequence MSKGLLIILSGPSGVGKGTVCTALRPKMPELVYSVSATTRSPRAGEENGVNYFFKSREQFADMIEGDKLLEYAEYVGNYYGTPRDFVERTLESGRDIILEIEVQGALKVKEKFPEGIFVFLLPPSMDELKDRIRGRGTEHPDVISHRMSVAEDEIGLIRHYDYAVVNDEIDLACKRIESIIIAEHCKVR, from the coding sequence ATGTCAAAAGGATTGCTGATTATACTATCCGGCCCTTCCGGTGTCGGCAAAGGCACGGTATGCACAGCGCTGCGGCCGAAGATGCCTGAACTCGTCTATTCCGTTTCTGCCACCACACGCTCTCCGCGTGCAGGTGAAGAGAACGGAGTCAATTATTTTTTCAAATCCAGAGAGCAGTTCGCCGACATGATTGAAGGCGACAAGCTGCTGGAATATGCGGAGTACGTAGGCAATTATTACGGTACTCCGCGTGACTTTGTAGAGAGAACCCTCGAGAGCGGAAGAGATATTATTCTGGAGATTGAGGTTCAGGGAGCACTCAAGGTCAAAGAGAAATTCCCCGAAGGGATCTTTGTGTTCCTTCTCCCTCCGTCCATGGACGAGTTGAAGGACCGTATTCGCGGACGCGGAACAGAGCATCCTGATGTGATCAGCCACCGCATGTCTGTGGCCGAGGATGAGATCGGTTTGATCCGGCACTATGATTATGCCGTGGTGAATGATGAGATTGATCTGGCCTGCAAGCGAATAGAAAGTATTATTATCGCCGAACATTGTAAGGTGAGATGA
- a CDS encoding YicC/YloC family endoribonuclease: MSYSMTGYGQSALQYGGHKITFEVKSVNNRYCEVVLRLPREWTGYEDRLRRMVQAHIRRGRVDVIINRELTDGAADTHVLDRRRVSSYLDAAEVLVREYGFKGELSLRDILAMPGVMEPKEETAAADSSGELADLLEQGLQLSLEALLEMRGREGSYLAADLMRRLDRLEELHAGISRYAPLVVEEQREKLRQRLNLLNDGSFPWDEHKFGMEMAIFADRCNIDEELTRLHSHFGQCRALLLGSEPAGRKLDFLIQEMNRETNTIGSKCSHLAVVNLTLDMKAELEKIREQAANLE, translated from the coding sequence TTGTCATATAGTATGACCGGATACGGTCAGTCAGCCCTGCAATACGGCGGACACAAGATAACGTTCGAGGTCAAATCGGTGAATAACCGGTACTGCGAAGTTGTGCTGCGGTTGCCCAGGGAATGGACGGGGTATGAGGATAGGCTGCGCAGAATGGTTCAGGCTCATATCAGACGGGGACGGGTAGATGTTATTATTAATAGAGAACTCACCGACGGGGCGGCTGACACGCATGTGCTGGACCGCCGCAGGGTGAGCTCCTATCTGGATGCAGCGGAGGTACTGGTCCGGGAGTATGGCTTCAAGGGAGAGTTGTCCCTGCGGGATATCCTTGCTATGCCCGGTGTAATGGAACCGAAGGAAGAGACGGCTGCTGCTGACTCCTCCGGAGAACTTGCAGATCTTCTGGAGCAGGGTCTCCAGCTTAGTCTGGAGGCCCTGCTGGAGATGCGCGGGCGGGAAGGCTCCTATTTGGCGGCCGATCTGATGCGCAGACTTGACCGTCTGGAAGAGCTGCATGCCGGAATCAGCAGATATGCGCCTCTGGTTGTAGAGGAGCAGCGCGAGAAGCTGCGGCAACGGCTTAACCTGCTGAATGACGGGAGCTTCCCCTGGGATGAGCATAAATTCGGCATGGAGATGGCTATTTTCGCCGACCGCTGCAATATAGATGAGGAGCTGACCCGGCTTCACAGCCATTTTGGCCAGTGCCGGGCCTTGCTGCTGGGCAGCGAGCCTGCCGGACGCAAGCTTGATTTTCTCATCCAGGAGATGAACAGGGAGACCAACACAATAGGGTCGAAGTGCAGTCATCTGGCGGTTGTGAATCTGACGCTTGATATGAAGGCGGAGCTCGAGAAGATTCGGGAGCAGGCGGCGAACCTGGAATGA
- the def gene encoding peptide deformylase, producing the protein MAIRLIVKEPDEVLHKKAKTVTTVTPNVQKLLDDMADTMYDAEGVGLAAPQVGILKRLIVIDADEEHGLIKLINPEILSMEGEQFGPEGCLSIPGLNGDVRRAETVTVRGLNREGEEVTITGSGLLARAFQHEIDHLNGVLFTDIAEKVYEYTAERSETEE; encoded by the coding sequence ATGGCAATCAGGCTGATTGTGAAAGAACCGGATGAAGTATTGCACAAAAAAGCGAAGACGGTAACCACCGTTACCCCCAATGTACAAAAACTGCTCGATGATATGGCAGATACGATGTATGACGCGGAAGGAGTAGGTCTCGCAGCTCCGCAGGTAGGAATCCTGAAGCGGCTGATTGTAATCGATGCCGATGAGGAGCATGGATTGATCAAGCTGATCAATCCCGAGATTCTCAGCATGGAGGGGGAACAGTTCGGACCCGAAGGCTGCCTGAGTATTCCCGGCCTGAACGGGGATGTCCGCCGTGCGGAGACAGTAACTGTACGTGGCCTGAACCGCGAGGGCGAGGAAGTGACCATTACCGGAAGCGGCCTGCTGGCCCGGGCTTTTCAGCATGAGATCGATCACCTGAATGGCGTGCTGTTCACAGACATTGCTGAGAAGGTCTATGAATACACAGCAGAACGCAGTGAAACTGAGGAGTGA
- the fmt gene encoding methionyl-tRNA formyltransferase, with the protein MRIVFMGTPAFAVPSLRMLLEEGYEVVAVVTQPDRPQGRKKTLAPSPVKAAALELGLPVLQPERLRRPESVAELAAYEPDLIVTAAYGQILPKSVLELPANGCVNVHGSLLPKYRGGAPIQRCIMNGEKVTGVTLMYMAEGLDTGDMISRVEVAIEDDDTSGTLFEKLSVAGRELLKAEMPRLAAGRVEAAVQDDSEATYAPNLNREDERIDWSRGSLELYNQIRGLVPFSGAFTLWNGETFKAWAAVKPQAEEQPGGSAAPGTVLSVSERGVEVKTGDGTLRLTSVQPAGKKAMSAADFSRGATLAPGTVLG; encoded by the coding sequence ATGAGAATAGTGTTCATGGGAACACCGGCCTTTGCAGTCCCCTCCCTGCGGATGCTGCTAGAAGAGGGCTATGAGGTAGTGGCTGTGGTGACTCAGCCGGACCGGCCGCAAGGCCGCAAGAAGACGCTGGCCCCATCCCCGGTGAAGGCGGCTGCACTGGAGCTGGGACTGCCGGTCCTTCAGCCCGAACGGCTGCGCCGCCCTGAATCGGTGGCTGAGCTGGCGGCCTATGAGCCGGATCTGATTGTTACCGCCGCTTATGGACAGATTCTTCCGAAGAGCGTTCTGGAGCTGCCGGCGAACGGATGTGTGAATGTTCATGGCTCACTGCTGCCCAAGTACCGGGGCGGTGCTCCGATACAGCGCTGTATCATGAACGGCGAGAAGGTGACCGGTGTGACGCTGATGTATATGGCGGAAGGATTGGACACCGGAGATATGATCTCGCGGGTGGAGGTAGCGATAGAGGATGACGATACTTCAGGAACGCTGTTCGAGAAGCTAAGCGTGGCCGGACGGGAGCTTCTCAAGGCAGAGATGCCGCGACTGGCTGCCGGCCGTGTAGAAGCTGCCGTGCAGGATGACAGTGAAGCAACCTATGCGCCGAATCTAAACCGGGAAGATGAACGGATCGACTGGAGCCGGGGCTCGCTGGAGCTATACAACCAGATTCGCGGCCTGGTGCCGTTCTCGGGTGCGTTCACCCTGTGGAACGGCGAGACCTTCAAGGCATGGGCGGCGGTGAAGCCGCAGGCGGAGGAACAGCCGGGCGGTAGCGCGGCTCCGGGCACCGTGCTGTCCGTGAGCGAACGCGGCGTTGAGGTGAAGACCGGTGACGGGACGCTGCGGCTTACAAGCGTCCAGCCTGCCGGCAAAAAAGCCATGAGCGCAGCCGACTTCAGCCGTGGTGCAACCCTCGCACCCGGCACGGTGCTCGGTTGA
- the priA gene encoding primosomal protein N', with protein sequence MDIAKVIVDVPVRSTDRPFDYIIPDALKLWIEVGSRVAVPFGPRTVQGFVVSLESGETGSVSRMKPIVEVLDLLPPLSPELVELADWMSQRYACRRISALQAMLPTALKGKAERLISLGDTEEASSAPTDELFPLFLEADNEEQQIIDFVRRHSEVSMKLLTRTFPEAAETVKFMVRRGVLAESQSIKDKMGKKKLKAVDLAIGLSAARESLSSFPARSARQKEVLSYLIDMEAMLPMPLKDILAILQVTAGTVKTLADKGYIEISEIEVYRDPYRGRDFKPSTPLPLTAEQEAVYKRIVGTVGQQTHEVFLLHGVTGSGKTEIYLQTIQRCIEQGRQAVVLVPEIALTPQMVERFKGRFGSGVAVMHSRLSVGERYDEWRKIREGKAMVAVGARSAVFAPFANLGLIIMDEEHEGSYKQEENPKYHARDVAVRRAEQGGAVVILGSATPSLESYHAARSQSDIHFSPILLEMPSRALGNELPKVAVVDMREELKEGNRSMFSRSLHAALVSRLERGEQTVLLLNRRGFSTFVMCRSCGYVAGCPECDISLTYHSRSDNLRCHYCGHAEPAPKVCPECGSEHIRFFGTGTQRVEEELGKLFPGIRVIRMDVDTTTEKGSHEKLLNQFRDKKADVLLGTQMVAKGLDFPDVTLVGVITADSALNLPDFRAAEKTFQLLTQVAGRAGRHQLPGEVVVQSYTPEHYSIIHASGHDYRSFVRDELKHRKELHYPPYCRLILVTLSHEQLPLLLKLAENYALSIQGKARQLRWYGSLDKLSSDALDLLGPVASPLPRLKGRYRFQCIIKWRGAIDAIALARQVAEELEDSVRDKGLQISIDVDPQMLM encoded by the coding sequence ATGGATATTGCCAAGGTCATTGTCGATGTTCCTGTACGCAGCACCGACCGGCCGTTTGACTATATTATCCCGGATGCTCTGAAGCTGTGGATTGAGGTGGGCAGCAGAGTCGCTGTTCCGTTCGGCCCCCGTACGGTTCAGGGGTTCGTAGTGTCCCTGGAATCAGGGGAGACCGGCAGTGTCTCCCGGATGAAGCCGATTGTTGAAGTACTGGATCTGCTTCCTCCCCTATCGCCGGAGTTGGTTGAGCTGGCCGACTGGATGAGCCAAAGATACGCCTGCAGACGGATCTCCGCACTGCAGGCGATGCTTCCGACTGCCCTGAAGGGCAAAGCCGAGCGTTTGATCTCGCTTGGAGATACAGAGGAAGCGTCCAGCGCTCCCACAGATGAGCTGTTTCCGCTCTTTCTTGAGGCGGACAACGAAGAACAGCAGATCATTGACTTCGTTAGGCGTCACAGCGAAGTATCCATGAAGCTGCTGACCCGTACCTTCCCCGAGGCTGCGGAGACGGTTAAGTTCATGGTGCGGCGCGGAGTCCTGGCAGAGAGCCAGTCGATCAAGGATAAGATGGGCAAAAAGAAGCTTAAGGCCGTCGACCTGGCTATTGGCTTGTCAGCAGCCCGGGAGTCGCTCTCCAGCTTCCCGGCGCGTTCAGCGCGCCAGAAGGAAGTGCTCTCCTACCTGATTGATATGGAAGCGATGCTGCCGATGCCGCTCAAGGATATTCTGGCGATCCTTCAGGTTACTGCGGGTACGGTCAAGACGCTTGCGGACAAAGGGTATATAGAGATCAGCGAAATCGAAGTCTACCGTGATCCCTACCGGGGACGGGACTTCAAGCCTAGCACCCCGCTTCCGCTGACAGCGGAGCAGGAGGCTGTCTATAAGCGGATTGTGGGCACTGTCGGGCAGCAGACGCATGAAGTCTTCCTGCTGCATGGGGTGACCGGCAGCGGGAAGACGGAAATCTATCTGCAGACGATCCAGCGCTGCATTGAGCAGGGTCGGCAGGCAGTGGTGCTGGTGCCCGAGATTGCACTGACTCCGCAGATGGTGGAACGGTTCAAGGGCCGGTTCGGCAGCGGGGTGGCGGTGATGCACAGCCGGCTGTCTGTGGGTGAACGCTATGACGAGTGGCGGAAGATCCGGGAAGGCAAGGCAATGGTTGCGGTGGGAGCCCGCTCTGCGGTGTTTGCCCCGTTCGCCAATCTGGGTCTGATTATTATGGATGAAGAGCATGAAGGATCATATAAGCAGGAGGAGAATCCGAAATACCATGCCCGTGATGTGGCTGTCCGCAGGGCAGAGCAGGGCGGGGCCGTGGTAATTCTGGGCTCTGCAACACCTTCACTGGAGAGCTATCATGCCGCCAGATCGCAGAGTGACATCCACTTCTCGCCGATTCTGCTGGAGATGCCGAGCCGCGCACTGGGCAACGAGCTGCCGAAGGTGGCTGTCGTTGACATGCGTGAGGAGCTGAAGGAAGGTAACCGCTCCATGTTCAGCCGCAGTCTGCATGCCGCTCTGGTGAGCAGGCTGGAGCGTGGCGAACAGACAGTGCTGCTGCTCAACCGCAGAGGCTTCTCGACCTTCGTCATGTGCCGGAGCTGCGGCTACGTTGCTGGCTGCCCGGAATGCGATATCTCGCTGACCTATCACAGCCGCAGCGACAATCTGCGCTGCCATTACTGCGGGCATGCAGAACCTGCGCCCAAGGTATGCCCGGAATGCGGCAGTGAGCATATCCGCTTCTTCGGGACAGGCACACAACGGGTAGAAGAAGAGCTGGGCAAGCTGTTCCCTGGTATCCGGGTGATACGTATGGATGTGGACACGACCACGGAGAAGGGCTCGCATGAGAAGCTCCTGAACCAATTCAGGGACAAGAAGGCCGATGTGCTGCTGGGTACACAGATGGTCGCCAAAGGACTCGACTTCCCTGATGTAACACTGGTTGGGGTCATTACTGCGGATTCTGCGCTCAATCTGCCTGATTTCCGGGCGGCGGAGAAGACCTTTCAGCTCTTGACGCAGGTTGCCGGCCGTGCGGGCCGGCACCAGCTCCCCGGCGAGGTGGTGGTCCAGTCGTATACACCGGAGCATTATTCGATTATCCACGCCAGCGGGCATGATTACCGTTCATTCGTCCGGGACGAGCTGAAGCACCGCAAAGAGCTGCATTACCCGCCGTATTGCCGGCTGATTCTGGTTACCCTGTCGCATGAGCAGCTTCCGCTGCTGCTGAAGCTTGCAGAGAACTATGCGCTCAGCATTCAGGGCAAAGCCAGACAGCTGCGCTGGTACGGCAGCCTGGACAAGCTCTCCTCGGATGCGCTGGATCTGCTGGGACCGGTCGCCTCGCCGCTGCCCCGGCTGAAGGGGCGTTACCGGTTCCAGTGCATTATCAAATGGCGCGGTGCGATTGACGCCATTGCACTGGCCCGCCAGGTGGCGGAGGAGCTGGAGGATTCTGTCCGCGATAAGGGACTGCAGATCAGCATCGATGTCGATCCGCAGATGTTGATGTAA